Proteins from one Gossypium raimondii isolate GPD5lz chromosome 8, ASM2569854v1, whole genome shotgun sequence genomic window:
- the LOC105790706 gene encoding late embryogenesis abundant protein D-34: protein MCHSGSHLVARYGARLPPTPPLVNPTSKCHLHYLKPVTLNLTLMPSLKPSTVTAFSHEFHTKEMSQGQPIKPQADQLSDQEGIKYGDVFDVTSGLASKTIAPRDAAAMLEAETEVLGKPLDTGAGAVMYSAAAANLRAGAVGPDESNEMVEREGVAVSKSTDAQGKLVVNEAIADHTVCECQYNPYDLRGITLSPSPSPTIRNIQWTAPSPSPAAAPTTGDVVDQSGITIGEALEATVLSVGDKPVDQGDAAAIRVAEARAASSRLTQHSGLGTRAQAAATFNDRASYGHNKITISDVLSDASEKLPTVKAVTNEDAEEVRGAEQRNKADMIATAGGVADTMATAAKLNRDIHTP from the exons ATGTGTCACTCTGGTTCGCATCTGGTAGCTAGATATGGAGCCCGACTACCACCAACACCACCACTTGTCAACCCGACCTCCAAATGTCACCTTCACTATCTGAAACCTGTAACACTTAATTTAACTCTAATGCCATCTCTTAAACCGTCCACAGTTACTGCGTTTTCTCACGAATTCCACACAAAAGAAATGAGCCAGGGACAGCCCATAAAGCCCCAAGCCGACCAACTTTCCGACCAGGAAGGTATCAAGTACGGTGATGTTTTTGATGTTACAAGCGGATTGGCATCTAAAACTATTGCACCACGAGATGCAGCTGCTATGCTCGAGGCAGAGACTGAAGTGCTGGGAAAGCCACTGGATACCGGAGCCGGTGCCGTCATGTATTCTGCAGCTGCTGCCAACCTGAGAGCCGGTGCTGTTGGTCCCGATGAGAGCAACGAAATGGTCGAAAGAGAGGGCGTAGCTGTATCTAAATCAACAGATGCCCAAGGGAAACTTGTTGTTAACGAAGCTATTGCTGACCAT ACGGTATGTGAGTGTCAGTACAATCCATATGATTTGCGAGGCATTACCCTTTCTCCATCTCCATCTCCAACGATAAGAAATATTCAATGGACAGCTCCATCTCCGTCCCCGGCTGCGGCTCCCACCACGGGTGATGTTGTTGATCAAAGTGGCATCACCATTGGAGAAGCTTTGGAGGCAACAGTCCTCTCTGTTGGTGACAAACCGGTTGACCAAGGTGATGCCGCTGCAATACGAGTGGCTGAAGCGAGGGCTGCTAGCAGCAGGCTAACTCAACATAGTGGTCTTGGCACTAGAGCTCAAGCTGCTGCCACTTTCAACGACCGTGCGTCTTATGGTCATAATAAGATCACTATATCAGATGTTTTATCG GATGCTTCGGAAAAGCTGCCTACGGTTAAAGCGGTGACAAATGAAGATGCAGAAGAGGTGAGAGGGGCGGAGCAAAGAAACAAGGCTGACATGATAGCCACGGCTGGAGGAGTGGCGGATACCATGGCGACAGCTGCGAAGTTAAACAGGGACATTCATACGCCCTGA
- the LOC105790707 gene encoding late embryogenesis abundant protein D-34 — protein MSQQQPRRPKPDHSRDQEPIKYSDVFSVTGELASKPIAPQDAAAMQSAETRVLGQTRKSGPAAVMESAAAANERAGLVRHDQANVTGDEGVTVTKTNAGSEAWITEAVEGQVVGQYIQPEVPAVNNPSVTPDPITIGEALETAALSAADKAVELSDVAAIQAAERRATGINETLPGGVAAEAQCAATRNARTMRFEDKTTLSDVLSDATTMLPRDKAVTPEDADRVVASELRNNPYMSTAPGGVAASMAAAARLNQNSTT, from the exons ATGAGCCAGCAACAACCACGACGGCCTAAGCCCGATCATTCCCGTGATCAAGAACCTATTAAGTATAGCGACGTTTTTAGCGTCACCGGTGAACTCGCTTCGAAACCTATTGCACCACAAGATGCGGCCGCCATGCAGTCGGCCGAGACCAGGGTCCTTGGACAAACGCGAAAAAGTGGTCCCGCAGCTGTCATGGAATCTGCAGCCGCCGCCAATGAGAGGGCAGGCCTCGTTCGCCACGATCAAGCAAACGTTACCGGAGATGAAGGCGTCACCGTAACTAAGACCAACGCGGGTAGTGAAGCTTGGATCACGGAAGCCGTTGAGGGACAG GTTGTTGGGCAATACATTCAACCCGAAGTTCCGGCGGTGAACAATCCATCGGTTACTCCTGACCCGATAACAATCGGAGAAGCTTTGGAGACGGCGGCCTTATCTGCTGCTGATAAAGCAGTGGAGCTGAGCGACGTGGCCGCAATTCAAGCGGCTGAGAGGAGAGCTACTGGCATTAACGAGACACTGCCGGGCGGAGTAGCCGCTGAAGCCCAGTGTGCAGCCACTCGGAATGCCCGAACCATGCGGTTTGAAGATAAAACCACCCTGTCCGACGTTTTATCT GATGCAACTACGATGTTGCCTAGGGACAAGGCAGTGACCCCTGAAGATGCAGACAGGGTGGTAGCCTCGGAGCTGAGAAATAATCCATACATGAGTACCGCGCCAGGGGGAGTGGCTGCTTCCATGGCTGCTGCTGCTAGGCTTAATCAAAACTCCACTACTTAA